TGAGACTTCACAACGGAGACTACTTTTGAGTATCTTTCACGGGAAAAAAGCTGCGCAGTACATTTTCTTTGAAATGCTTCCCAGCTTTATTTTAGGCCTGATGGTCTTTATATCCATCATCCTCATGTTTCAAGTGCTTCGCCTGACGGAGTTTGCTCTTGTTCACGGAGTCACTTTAAAAACCATCGCAGAAATCATTGGCTATGTGGTGATTTCCCTGCTGCCCGTTCTTTTTCCAATGGCTTTGCTCTTTTCAGTCTTATTGACCTATGGACGACTCAGTCAGGATTCAGAAATCGTCGCTATGAAGGCTTCGGGCCTGCCGATGGGGACACTGCTAATGCCTGCGATTATCCTGGCTGTTTTAGTCGGCGCTATTTCCGCACAGATGTCTTTCAATATTGCCCCCTGGGGGAATCGCCAATTCGAAGTTTTGTATTCCCGCCTGGCAAACACCAAAGCCGGCGCCGTCATCAAAGAAGGCACTTTTTCCGAGGGCTTTTTTGATATGGTCGTCTATGCCAATGAAGTGAACTCTGACAAAGGCTTGCTGAAGAATGTTTTTATTTACGATGAAAAAAGCGGCGATGTGCCTTTAACAATCATTTCGAAAGAAGGCGAAATCATTCCCGACAAGGAACGCCCCGGCCATGAGATCCTTCTGCGCCTGAAAAACGGCGAAATTCACCGCCAAGCCCAGACGCATACGAAAATCAGTTTTGACACCTATGATGTGCGCTTCTCTGAGCCCCTTAATATCGAAGAAAAAAAGAAGTCACCACA
The genomic region above belongs to Bdellovibrio sp. ArHS and contains:
- the lptF gene encoding LPS export ABC transporter permease LptF, which codes for MSIFHGKKAAQYIFFEMLPSFILGLMVFISIILMFQVLRLTEFALVHGVTLKTIAEIIGYVVISLLPVLFPMALLFSVLLTYGRLSQDSEIVAMKASGLPMGTLLMPAIILAVLVGAISAQMSFNIAPWGNRQFEVLYSRLANTKAGAVIKEGTFSEGFFDMVVYANEVNSDKGLLKNVFIYDEKSGDVPLTIISKEGEIIPDKERPGHEILLRLKNGEIHRQAQTHTKISFDTYDVRFSEPLNIEEKKKSPQSLTLNEVRNRLKEDLKDEELERTLHTEYHKRLAITFLCVVFAMIGVGLGTTTNRRAAKAGGMILCIGLIILYWTLYVAAEGMARSGALPVPLAIWTPNFIFAILGMESLRRNWN